One part of the Anopheles merus strain MAF chromosome 3L, AmerM5.1, whole genome shotgun sequence genome encodes these proteins:
- the LOC121599808 gene encoding uncharacterized protein LOC121599808 isoform X3 — protein sequence MVTVPSSRPPIRDVCGSMPSSSAKPGPRSSSGTSLLTASSPPSTIPDVSGTFLFDGSLSDSSAMPGQRFSSDSSAMPGQRFSSGSSSSTSLPSLPDTFSSSGVHECVITRKQVDNLIKLSKQTTARNYVLRNGYYSRDNITQCSHYCH from the exons ATGGTGACCGTTCCATCGTCACGGCCACCCATCCGTGATGTTTGCG GATCAATGCCCAGTTCGTCTGCCAAGCCGGGACCTCGATCCTCTTCCGGaacgtcattgttgaccgCCTCATCGCCACCATCAACCATCCCTGATGTTTCCGGTACGTTCCTTTTCGATGGATCTTTGTCCGATTCGTCAGCtatgccgggacagcgattctcTTCCGATTCGTCAGCtatgccgggacagcgattctcTTCCGGATCGTCATCCTCAACCAGTCTGCCGTCTTTACCTGATACTTTTTCATCATCCGGTGTACATGAGTGTGTTATAACTCGAAAACAAGTGGACAATCTTATTAAGCTATCGAAGCAGACTACGGCtcgaaattatgttttacgcAATGGATACTATAGCAGGGACAACATCACGCAATGCAGCCATTACTGCCATTGA
- the LOC121599808 gene encoding uncharacterized protein LOC121599808 isoform X2: MVTVPSSRPPIRDVCGTFLLGESMSGSMPSSSAKPGPRSSSGTSLLTASSPPSTIPDVSGTFLFDGSLSDSSAMPGQRFSSDSSAMPGQRFSSGSSSSTSLPSLPDTFSSSGVHECVITRKQVDNLIKLSKQTTARNYVLRNGYYSRDNITQCSHYCH; the protein is encoded by the exons ATGGTGACCGTTCCATCGTCACGGCCACCCATCCGTGATGTTTGCGGTACATTTCTTTTGGGTGAATCTATGTCCG GATCAATGCCCAGTTCGTCTGCCAAGCCGGGACCTCGATCCTCTTCCGGaacgtcattgttgaccgCCTCATCGCCACCATCAACCATCCCTGATGTTTCCGGTACGTTCCTTTTCGATGGATCTTTGTCCGATTCGTCAGCtatgccgggacagcgattctcTTCCGATTCGTCAGCtatgccgggacagcgattctcTTCCGGATCGTCATCCTCAACCAGTCTGCCGTCTTTACCTGATACTTTTTCATCATCCGGTGTACATGAGTGTGTTATAACTCGAAAACAAGTGGACAATCTTATTAAGCTATCGAAGCAGACTACGGCtcgaaattatgttttacgcAATGGATACTATAGCAGGGACAACATCACGCAATGCAGCCATTACTGCCATTGA
- the LOC121599808 gene encoding uncharacterized protein LOC121599808 isoform X1 — protein MVTVPSSRPPIRDVCGTFLLGESMSGSSAKPGQRSSSGPSLLTVPSSPSPITNISGSFLFKGSMPSSSAKPGPRSSSGTSLLTASSPPSTIPDVSGTFLFDGSLSDSSAMPGQRFSSDSSAMPGQRFSSGSSSSTSLPSLPDTFSSSGVHECVITRKQVDNLIKLSKQTTARNYVLRNGYYSRDNITQCSHYCH, from the coding sequence ATGGTGACCGTTCCATCGTCACGGCCACCCATCCGTGATGTTTGCGGTACATTTCTTTTGGGTGAATCTATGTCCGGTTCGTCAGCCAAGCCAggacagcgatcctcttccggaccgtcattgttgaccgtcCCATCGTCACCATCACCCATCACTAATATTTCCGGTTCGTTTCTGTTCAAAGGATCAATGCCCAGTTCGTCTGCCAAGCCGGGACCTCGATCCTCTTCCGGaacgtcattgttgaccgCCTCATCGCCACCATCAACCATCCCTGATGTTTCCGGTACGTTCCTTTTCGATGGATCTTTGTCCGATTCGTCAGCtatgccgggacagcgattctcTTCCGATTCGTCAGCtatgccgggacagcgattctcTTCCGGATCGTCATCCTCAACCAGTCTGCCGTCTTTACCTGATACTTTTTCATCATCCGGTGTACATGAGTGTGTTATAACTCGAAAACAAGTGGACAATCTTATTAAGCTATCGAAGCAGACTACGGCtcgaaattatgttttacgcAATGGATACTATAGCAGGGACAACATCACGCAATGCAGCCATTACTGCCATTGA